From Salipiger profundus, a single genomic window includes:
- a CDS encoding VIT1/CCC1 transporter family protein: protein MSDTSQAPKRNGHGHLRDIIYGAIDGSVTTFAIVAGVAGAGLSPLVIIALGFANVIADGFSMAAGNYTGTKAELDDLNRLRRIETRRIAEDPGGIRSELCEILAAKGLGDGTLERAADEIAAEPERALAMILDGRYGLSSIDPHPMRAALATFGAFLVAGMVPLLPFLLSLPHAFATATGLTLASFFAIGAYKSRWSLAPWWRSGLETLGIGGVAAAIAYVVGSFFAI from the coding sequence ATGTCGGATACCAGCCAAGCCCCGAAGCGCAACGGTCACGGCCACCTGCGCGACATCATCTACGGCGCCATCGACGGATCGGTGACGACCTTCGCCATCGTCGCGGGCGTGGCGGGCGCCGGCCTGTCGCCCCTCGTGATCATCGCGCTCGGGTTCGCCAACGTCATTGCCGACGGCTTCTCTATGGCGGCCGGCAACTACACCGGCACCAAGGCCGAGCTCGACGACCTGAACCGCCTGCGCCGGATCGAGACCCGACGGATCGCGGAGGACCCCGGGGGCATTCGCTCCGAACTGTGCGAGATCCTGGCAGCCAAGGGGCTGGGAGATGGCACCCTCGAGCGGGCCGCCGACGAGATCGCCGCCGAGCCCGAACGCGCGCTTGCGATGATCCTCGACGGGCGCTACGGGCTGTCCTCGATCGACCCGCATCCGATGCGGGCCGCGCTTGCCACCTTCGGCGCGTTTCTCGTGGCCGGGATGGTGCCGCTGCTGCCGTTCTTGCTCTCGCTGCCCCATGCCTTCGCGACCGCGACGGGGCTCACTCTGGCGAGCTTCTTCGCCATCGGCGCCTACAAGAGTCGCTGGTCGCTGGCGCCGTGGTGGCGCTCGGGGCTGGAGACGCTCGGCATCGGCGGCGTCGCCGCGGCCATCGCCTATGTCGTAGGCTCGTTCTTCGCGATCTGA
- a CDS encoding YcjF family protein, whose translation MSASDDRKERRGPVLIDVADAGAATTPSEAPPVPEPDTAPTAPEGRAMATAALLAARRPSKLARWFWALLGALISALISIAAWRFVMDLIASVPLLGYAVTALMVLFVLVVLMIVIKELAALSRLSKVDALHRAADTALADEDLKGARAVTTKLTGLYAGRDDTRWGRERLKERQDEIFDASGLLGLAETELLAPLDAAARREVEASARQVATVTALVPLALADVISALGANIRMIRRIAEIYGGRSGTLGSWRLTRAVMSHLVATGAVAVGDDMLEPILGGGLLGKLSRRFGEGLVNGALTARVGVAAIEVCRPLPFRARNKPSVRSIIRTALAGLVRTDGKGRA comes from the coding sequence ATGAGCGCGAGCGACGACCGGAAGGAGCGCCGCGGCCCGGTGCTGATCGACGTGGCCGATGCCGGGGCCGCGACCACTCCCTCCGAGGCGCCGCCGGTGCCCGAGCCCGACACCGCGCCTACCGCGCCCGAGGGCCGCGCCATGGCCACGGCGGCGCTGCTCGCCGCGCGGCGCCCGTCGAAGCTCGCCCGCTGGTTCTGGGCACTTCTGGGAGCTCTGATCTCGGCGTTGATATCCATCGCGGCATGGCGCTTCGTCATGGACCTGATCGCCTCGGTGCCGCTGCTGGGCTACGCCGTCACCGCGCTGATGGTGCTCTTCGTGCTGGTCGTCCTGATGATCGTCATCAAGGAGCTTGCCGCGCTGTCGCGCCTGTCGAAGGTCGATGCGCTGCACCGCGCCGCCGACACGGCGCTGGCCGACGAGGATCTCAAGGGCGCCCGCGCGGTCACCACGAAGCTCACGGGCCTCTATGCCGGGCGCGACGACACCCGCTGGGGGCGCGAGCGCCTGAAAGAGCGGCAGGACGAGATCTTCGACGCGTCGGGCCTGCTGGGGCTGGCCGAGACGGAGCTGCTCGCCCCGCTGGACGCCGCCGCGCGCCGCGAGGTCGAGGCCTCGGCCCGGCAGGTGGCCACGGTGACGGCCTTGGTGCCGCTGGCGCTGGCCGACGTGATCTCGGCGCTCGGAGCCAACATCCGCATGATCCGCCGCATCGCCGAGATCTACGGCGGCCGCTCGGGCACGCTCGGAAGCTGGCGGCTGACGCGGGCGGTGATGTCGCACCTGGTGGCGACCGGCGCGGTCGCGGTCGGCGACGACATGCTCGAGCCGATCCTCGGCGGCGGGCTGCTGGGCAAGCTGTCGCGCCGCTTCGGCGAGGGTCTGGTGAACGGGGCACTCACTGCCCGCGTCGGGGTGGCCGCGATCGAGGTCTGCCGGCCCCTGCCCTTCCGGGCGCGCAACAAGCCCTCGGTGCGCTCGATCATCCGCACCGCGCTCGCCGGTCTCGTCCGGACCGACGGCAAGGGCCGCGCCTGA
- a CDS encoding GNAT family N-acetyltransferase, with protein MSVRLRPARPTDAGTLGEMMTEAVSDRPWKPRLHSGAEDIAHAGEMIERGWVTVAESRDGGSLLGFLAREGAYVHALFIAPEAQGCGIGRQLVSAAQAESPRLELWTFEANGRAQRFYERAGFAIVARGDGTSNAEGLPDIHYRWEAPVAPAQKEARR; from the coding sequence GTGAGCGTCCGCCTGCGCCCCGCCCGCCCCACCGATGCCGGCACCCTTGGCGAGATGATGACCGAGGCGGTCTCGGACCGGCCATGGAAGCCGCGCCTGCACAGCGGTGCAGAGGACATCGCCCACGCCGGCGAGATGATCGAACGCGGCTGGGTGACCGTCGCCGAGAGCCGCGACGGCGGCAGCCTGCTGGGCTTCCTTGCCCGCGAAGGGGCCTACGTGCACGCGCTGTTCATCGCCCCCGAGGCGCAGGGCTGCGGCATCGGCCGGCAGCTCGTGTCGGCGGCACAGGCGGAGAGCCCCCGGCTCGAGCTCTGGACCTTCGAGGCCAATGGCCGGGCGCAACGGTTCTACGAGCGCGCGGGCTTTGCCATCGTCGCGCGCGGCGACGGCACCTCGAACGCCGAGGGGCTGCCCGACATCCACTACCGCTGGGAGGCACCCGTGGCGCCCGCGCAGAAGGAGGCCCGCCGATGA
- a CDS encoding YcjX family protein, whose amino-acid sequence MVIGTIADRLTRGVENVTDTLTSPFTEPVIRLGVTGLSRAGKTVFITSLVANLMDRGRMPQLMAEAEGRILAAYLQPQPDDTMPRFDYETHLGALTARTPHWPDSTRAVSQLRLSLKLRPTGLLAGMTSARKIHLDIVDYPGEWLLDLGLMEKTYAEWASESLARLEARPGGTRYLEMVRAEDPSQPLEETRAKRLAAGFTEALHTARNAGFSDCTPGRFLLPGEKEGSPVLTFAPLPPQDNAPRKSLWREMERRFEAYKSQIVKPFFRDHFSRIDRQIVLVDALGAIHAGPAAMDDLRRTMAEILGAFRPGGNAFLNQLLLGKRVEKILFAATKADHLHHSQHGRLTAIMEALTREARDRARFAGADTGAMSVAALRATVEQTLPHDGQQLDCVRGTLLKDDNTRGREAAFYPGELPEDPARLLGPAREGADRWLDGDYAIMRFAPAPLTLKPGEGPPHIRLDRAAQFLIGDRL is encoded by the coding sequence TTGGTCATCGGAACCATCGCCGACAGGCTGACCCGTGGGGTCGAGAACGTCACCGACACGCTGACATCGCCGTTCACCGAGCCGGTCATCCGGCTTGGGGTGACCGGCCTGTCACGCGCCGGCAAGACGGTGTTCATCACCTCGCTCGTCGCCAACCTGATGGACCGGGGCCGGATGCCGCAGCTCATGGCCGAGGCCGAGGGCCGCATCCTCGCGGCCTACCTGCAACCGCAGCCCGACGACACCATGCCGCGTTTCGACTACGAGACCCACCTCGGCGCGCTCACCGCCCGAACGCCGCACTGGCCCGACAGCACCCGGGCCGTCTCGCAGCTCCGGCTGTCTCTCAAGCTCCGGCCCACGGGGCTGCTCGCGGGGATGACGAGCGCGCGCAAGATCCATCTCGACATCGTCGACTACCCCGGCGAGTGGCTGCTCGACCTCGGCCTCATGGAAAAGACCTATGCCGAGTGGGCCAGCGAAAGCCTCGCCCGGCTCGAGGCCCGGCCCGGCGGCACGCGCTACCTCGAGATGGTGCGCGCCGAGGACCCCTCGCAGCCGCTCGAAGAGACCCGCGCCAAGCGCCTTGCCGCCGGCTTCACCGAGGCGCTGCACACCGCGCGCAACGCCGGGTTCTCGGACTGCACGCCGGGGCGCTTCCTGCTTCCCGGCGAGAAGGAGGGCAGCCCGGTGCTGACCTTCGCCCCGCTGCCGCCGCAGGACAACGCGCCGCGCAAATCGCTCTGGCGCGAGATGGAACGACGCTTCGAGGCCTACAAGTCGCAGATCGTGAAGCCCTTCTTCCGCGACCACTTCTCGCGGATCGACCGGCAGATCGTGCTGGTGGATGCGCTCGGCGCGATCCACGCCGGCCCCGCCGCGATGGACGACCTGCGCCGCACCATGGCCGAGATCCTCGGCGCCTTCCGGCCCGGCGGCAACGCCTTTCTCAACCAGCTCCTGCTGGGCAAGCGGGTCGAGAAGATCCTCTTTGCCGCGACCAAGGCCGACCACCTGCACCACAGCCAGCACGGCCGGCTCACCGCGATCATGGAAGCGCTCACCCGCGAGGCCCGCGACCGCGCCCGCTTTGCCGGGGCGGATACCGGCGCGATGTCGGTCGCGGCGCTCCGGGCGACCGTGGAGCAGACGCTGCCGCACGACGGCCAGCAGCTCGACTGCGTGCGGGGCACGCTGCTGAAGGACGACAACACCCGGGGCCGCGAGGCGGCCTTCTACCCCGGCGAGCTGCCCGAGGACCCGGCGCGCCTGCTCGGCCCCGCGCGCGAGGGCGCCGACCGCTGGCTCGACGGCGACTACGCCATCATGCGTTTCGCCCCCGCTCCGCTGACGCTCAAGCCCGGCGAAGGCCCGCCGCACATCCGGCTCGACCGGGCCGCGCAGTTCCTGATCGGGGACCGGCTGTGA
- a CDS encoding inorganic phosphate transporter, which produces MTDDNSTRRWKTLDQDLNRLSRLEAASMHSARPLVGVGISLVFVTLAALAAAIFTGGEPQGLAVVVAAAFGAYMALNIGANDVANNMGPAVGARALSMLGAIAIAAICESLGALLAGGDVVSTISKGIVDPAGLSDTLVFIRAMMAALLAASIWVNIATWVGAPVSTTHAVVGGVMGAGIAAAGLGTVSWPTMSAIAASWVISPLLGGIIAAGMLAFIKWRVIYVEDKIAAARRWVPVLIGIMAAAFAAYLALKGLKKIVDIDIGTALLIGAAAGVLFWAVSTPFIRRQSEGLENRNRSLKILFRLPLVVSAGLLSFAHGANDVANAVGPLAAVVYAQQSAGVAGEVSIPLWVMIIGALGISVGLVLFGPKLIGMVGGQITKLNPMRAYCVALSAAVTVIAASWLGLPVSSTHIAVGGVFGVGFFREWYVERRARRINETRPPSQRIARQERARRKLVRRSHFMTVIAAWVITVPAAALLSGLCFWMLRLLGF; this is translated from the coding sequence GTGACCGACGACAACTCCACCCGCAGGTGGAAGACGCTCGACCAGGACCTCAACCGCCTGTCGCGCCTGGAAGCGGCGAGCATGCACAGCGCCCGGCCGCTCGTCGGCGTTGGGATCTCGCTCGTCTTCGTCACGCTGGCGGCACTGGCCGCGGCGATCTTTACCGGCGGCGAGCCGCAGGGTCTTGCGGTGGTGGTGGCGGCGGCCTTCGGCGCCTACATGGCTCTCAACATCGGCGCCAACGACGTGGCCAACAACATGGGCCCGGCGGTGGGCGCGCGGGCGCTGTCGATGCTCGGCGCCATCGCCATCGCCGCGATCTGCGAGAGCCTCGGCGCGCTGCTCGCGGGCGGCGACGTGGTGTCGACCATCTCGAAGGGGATCGTCGACCCGGCCGGGCTGTCGGATACGCTGGTCTTCATCCGGGCGATGATGGCGGCGCTGCTGGCCGCGTCGATCTGGGTGAACATCGCCACTTGGGTCGGCGCGCCGGTCTCGACCACCCATGCGGTCGTCGGCGGCGTCATGGGCGCGGGCATCGCCGCCGCCGGTCTCGGCACGGTGAGCTGGCCCACCATGAGCGCCATCGCCGCAAGCTGGGTGATCTCGCCCCTGCTGGGCGGCATCATCGCCGCCGGGATGCTCGCCTTCATCAAGTGGCGCGTCATCTACGTCGAGGACAAGATCGCCGCCGCACGCCGTTGGGTGCCGGTGCTGATCGGGATCATGGCCGCGGCCTTTGCCGCCTACCTCGCACTCAAGGGCCTGAAGAAGATCGTCGATATCGACATCGGCACGGCGCTGCTGATCGGCGCCGCGGCCGGCGTGCTGTTCTGGGCAGTCTCCACGCCGTTCATTCGGCGCCAGTCAGAGGGGCTCGAGAACCGCAACCGCTCGCTCAAGATCCTCTTCCGCCTGCCGCTCGTGGTTTCTGCGGGGCTGCTGTCCTTCGCCCATGGCGCCAACGACGTGGCCAACGCGGTCGGCCCTCTGGCGGCGGTGGTCTACGCGCAGCAGTCCGCCGGGGTCGCGGGCGAGGTCTCGATCCCGCTCTGGGTGATGATCATCGGCGCGCTGGGAATCTCGGTCGGGCTCGTGCTGTTCGGACCGAAGCTGATCGGCATGGTCGGCGGCCAGATCACCAAGCTGAACCCGATGCGCGCCTATTGCGTCGCGCTCTCGGCGGCGGTGACCGTGATCGCCGCGTCCTGGCTGGGGCTGCCGGTGAGTTCCACCCATATCGCCGTGGGCGGCGTCTTCGGCGTGGGCTTCTTCCGCGAATGGTACGTGGAGCGCCGCGCCCGCCGCATCAACGAGACCCGCCCGCCGAGCCAGCGCATCGCCCGGCAGGAACGCGCCCGGCGCAAGCTGGTCCGACGGTCGCACTTCATGACCGTCATCGCGGCATGGGTCATCACGGTGCCGGCCGCGGCGCTGCTCTCGGGGCTCTGCTTCTGGATGCTGCGTCTGCTCGGCTTCTGA
- a CDS encoding NUDIX hydrolase, whose product MLRSIWKSYIAPILKRPPRFQVAALCYRHGEAGLEILLITSRETKRWVLPKGWPMQGTDAGGTALEEAWEEAGVKPRGAAPRRIGRYRYDKVLDGGLPMATDVDVYAIEVEKLYDQFPEVDERERRWMSPDDAADAVLEDDLKALLRDLPDLPDSRRR is encoded by the coding sequence ATGCTTCGCAGCATCTGGAAAAGCTATATCGCGCCCATCCTGAAGCGCCCGCCGCGGTTCCAGGTCGCGGCCCTGTGCTATCGCCACGGCGAGGCCGGGCTCGAGATCCTGCTGATCACATCCCGCGAGACGAAGCGCTGGGTGCTGCCAAAGGGCTGGCCGATGCAGGGCACCGACGCGGGCGGCACCGCGCTCGAGGAGGCCTGGGAGGAAGCCGGCGTGAAGCCGCGCGGCGCCGCGCCCCGGCGCATCGGGCGCTACCGTTACGACAAGGTGCTCGACGGCGGACTGCCGATGGCGACCGACGTCGACGTCTATGCCATCGAGGTCGAGAAGCTCTACGACCAGTTTCCCGAGGTCGACGAGCGCGAACGCCGCTGGATGAGCCCCGACGACGCCGCGGACGCGGTGCTCGAGGACGATCTCAAGGCGCTGCTGCGCGACCTCCCCGACCTGCCGGACAGCCGCCGCCGGTGA
- the truA gene encoding tRNA pseudouridine(38-40) synthase TruA has translation MPRYALLVEYDGAPFAGWQRQADQPSVQGAIEAALSKLERREHTIAAAGRTDAGVHARGQVAQCDMERDWDPFRLSEALNYHLKPAPVAIRACARVDDEWHARFSAVERRYLFRVLERRAPATLEKRQVWRVMAPLDLEAMRAGAAHLVGHHDFTTFRSTMCQAKSPLKTMDEIRVERVETWAGPEYQFHLRARSFLHNQVRSIVGTLERVGAGAWAPDDVKTALEARARSACGPVCPPDGLYLVGVGYPRDPFA, from the coding sequence ATGCCCAGATACGCTCTTCTCGTGGAATATGACGGCGCGCCCTTCGCGGGCTGGCAGCGCCAGGCCGACCAGCCATCGGTTCAGGGCGCGATCGAGGCGGCGCTGTCTAAGCTCGAGAGGCGCGAGCACACCATCGCCGCCGCCGGGCGCACCGACGCCGGCGTTCACGCGCGGGGGCAGGTGGCGCAGTGCGACATGGAACGCGATTGGGATCCGTTCCGCCTGTCCGAGGCACTGAACTACCACCTGAAGCCCGCACCGGTGGCGATCCGCGCCTGCGCACGGGTGGACGACGAGTGGCACGCGCGCTTCTCCGCGGTCGAGCGGCGCTACCTCTTCCGGGTGCTGGAACGCCGCGCCCCGGCAACGCTCGAGAAGCGCCAGGTCTGGCGGGTGATGGCGCCGCTCGATCTCGAAGCGATGCGCGCCGGTGCGGCACATCTGGTCGGTCACCACGACTTCACCACCTTCCGCTCGACCATGTGCCAGGCGAAATCTCCGTTGAAGACGATGGACGAGATCCGCGTCGAACGGGTCGAGACCTGGGCGGGCCCCGAGTATCAGTTCCACCTGCGCGCACGCAGCTTCCTGCACAACCAGGTCCGCTCGATCGTCGGCACGCTCGAACGGGTGGGGGCAGGGGCCTGGGCACCCGATGACGTGAAGACCGCGCTCGAGGCGCGCGCGCGGTCCGCATGTGGACCGGTGTGCCCGCCGGACGGGCTCTACCTGGTGGGGGTGGGCTACCCGCGCGATCCCTTCGCCTGA
- a CDS encoding aspartate aminotransferase family protein, protein MIPSVLPTYTRAPLHFVKGEGTWLVEEDGRRFLDLGSGIAVNALGHAHPALVAALTEQAGNLWHVSNLYEIPQQQALADKLVAATFADTVFFTNSGTESCELAVKMARKYWYDKGQPEKTDIIAFEGAFHGRSSAGIAAAGSEKMIKGFGPVLPGFKHVPWGDHDALHAAIDEATGAILIEPVQGEGGIRPLPDHCLKGLRELCDEKGILLILDEVQCGMGRTGRLFAHEWAGISPDIMMVAKGIGGGFPLGAVLATEEAASGMTAGTHGSTYGGNPLGCAVGCAVMDHVADEAFLSDVNRKAGLLRQKLESLVAAHPEVFEGNRGMGLMLGLKCKLPPADLVRAGYDALVITVPAADNVLRLLPPLTITEDEIGEAVARLDTAAGAVTPSASSPV, encoded by the coding sequence ATGATCCCGTCCGTCCTGCCCACCTATACCCGCGCGCCCCTGCACTTCGTGAAGGGCGAAGGCACCTGGCTGGTGGAGGAAGACGGTCGCCGATTCCTCGACCTCGGCTCCGGCATCGCCGTGAACGCGCTGGGCCACGCCCATCCCGCGCTCGTCGCCGCGCTGACCGAGCAGGCGGGCAACCTCTGGCATGTCTCGAACCTCTACGAGATCCCGCAGCAGCAGGCGCTCGCCGACAAGCTGGTGGCCGCCACCTTTGCCGACACCGTCTTCTTCACCAACTCCGGCACCGAGAGCTGCGAGCTCGCGGTGAAGATGGCCCGCAAGTACTGGTACGACAAAGGCCAGCCCGAAAAGACCGACATCATCGCCTTCGAGGGCGCCTTCCACGGCCGCTCTTCCGCCGGCATCGCCGCCGCCGGCTCCGAGAAGATGATCAAGGGCTTCGGCCCGGTGCTGCCGGGCTTCAAGCACGTGCCCTGGGGCGACCACGACGCGCTGCACGCCGCCATCGACGAGGCCACCGGCGCCATCCTGATCGAGCCGGTGCAGGGCGAGGGCGGCATCCGCCCGCTGCCCGATCACTGCCTCAAGGGCCTGCGCGAGCTCTGCGACGAAAAGGGCATCCTGCTGATCCTCGACGAGGTGCAATGCGGCATGGGCCGCACCGGCCGCCTCTTCGCCCACGAGTGGGCGGGCATCTCCCCCGACATCATGATGGTCGCCAAGGGCATCGGCGGGGGCTTCCCGCTGGGCGCCGTGCTCGCCACCGAAGAAGCCGCCTCCGGCATGACCGCGGGCACCCATGGCTCCACCTACGGCGGCAACCCCCTCGGCTGCGCGGTGGGCTGCGCGGTGATGGACCACGTCGCCGACGAGGCTTTCCTCTCCGACGTGAACCGCAAGGCCGGCCTGCTGCGCCAGAAGCTCGAAAGCCTCGTCGCCGCGCACCCGGAGGTCTTCGAGGGGAACCGGGGCATGGGTCTCATGCTCGGCCTCAAGTGCAAGCTGCCGCCGGCCGACCTGGTCCGGGCCGGCTACGACGCGCTGGTCATCACCGTGCCGGCCGCCGACAACGTGCTGCGCCTGCTGCCCCCGCTCACCATCACCGAGGACGAGATCGGCGAGGCCGTCGCCCGCCTCGATACCGCAGCGGGCGCCGTGACGCCGTCTGCATCTTCTCCGGTTTGA
- the argF gene encoding ornithine carbamoyltransferase, with amino-acid sequence MNHFLDIHKTDKADLRSIIDTAKAIKTARNGAPKAAPDTDLPLKDRMVALIFEKPSTRTRVSFDVGVRQMGGQTMVLSGSDMQLGHGETIADTARVLSRFVDMIMIRTFDEAVLTEMAEYATVPVINGLTDRTHPCQIMADVLTFEEHRGPIAGKKVVWCGDGNNVCASFLHAAGQFGFDLTFTGPVQLDPEMEFVGLARNAGSTITIERDPFKAVEGADLIVADTWVSMHDAQSAKERRHNMLRPYQVNRDLMAAAGPDALFMHCLPAHRGEEVTSEVMDGPQSVIWDEAENRLHAQKAIMRWCLEG; translated from the coding sequence ATGAATCATTTCCTCGACATCCACAAGACCGACAAGGCCGACCTGCGGTCGATCATCGACACCGCGAAGGCGATCAAGACGGCCCGCAACGGCGCACCCAAGGCCGCCCCCGACACCGATCTTCCGCTCAAGGACCGCATGGTCGCGCTGATCTTCGAGAAGCCCTCGACCCGGACCCGCGTCTCCTTCGACGTCGGCGTGCGGCAGATGGGCGGCCAGACCATGGTGCTCTCGGGCTCCGACATGCAGCTCGGACATGGCGAGACCATCGCCGACACCGCCCGCGTGCTGTCGCGCTTCGTCGACATGATCATGATCCGCACCTTCGACGAGGCGGTGCTGACCGAGATGGCCGAATACGCCACCGTGCCGGTCATCAACGGCCTCACCGACCGCACCCACCCCTGCCAGATCATGGCCGATGTGTTGACGTTCGAGGAACACCGCGGGCCGATCGCCGGCAAGAAGGTCGTCTGGTGCGGCGACGGCAACAACGTCTGCGCCTCCTTCCTGCACGCGGCCGGGCAGTTCGGCTTCGACCTGACCTTCACCGGCCCGGTGCAGCTCGACCCCGAGATGGAGTTCGTCGGCCTCGCCCGCAACGCGGGCAGCACCATCACCATCGAGCGTGACCCCTTCAAGGCGGTCGAGGGCGCCGACCTGATCGTCGCCGATACGTGGGTGTCGATGCACGATGCCCAGTCCGCCAAGGAGCGGCGCCACAACATGCTGCGGCCCTACCAGGTCAACCGCGACCTGATGGCCGCCGCCGGCCCCGACGCGCTCTTCATGCACTGCCTGCCCGCGCACCGCGGCGAAGAGGTCACCTCCGAGGTCATGGACGGCCCGCAGTCGGTGATCTGGGACGAGGCCGAGAACCGGCTGCACGCCCAGAAAGCCATCATGCGCTGGTGCCTCGAAGGCTGA
- the gndA gene encoding NADP-dependent phosphogluconate dehydrogenase, whose amino-acid sequence MADPKIGVYGLGTMGSALALNMADHGIPVAVSNVTADLIATFERRATPFAERITTAPDLPALVAALPKPRLLLAMIPSTGPVDEMLDTVIPLLEPGDTVIDAGNADFHATRRRAERLAESGLHFVGLGVSGGEAGARHGPSMMFGGSAQSWADLQPILEPIAARFEGTPCVDRMGPDGAGHFVKTVHNGIEYADMQMIAEVYDLLRNGLEHSAEAVADRLEAWNDGPLGSYLFEITAKILRYDDPLGEGPMVDAIRDAAGQKGTGRWTVIEAVQLGQSATMIEAAVAARSWSSETGLREAAGSTFGTARDRPAIDEGDLEAALLAARILEYAQGFRILAAASDRYGWGLDYAAIARVWRAGCIIRAKLLDDISEAFTEGTPQGQLFLAPRFADIFATGIPALRRVVGAATAAGYPLPVLGAALTFWDMMRQPHGTANLIQAQRDFFGNHGYDRLDGQDSHHGPWWDD is encoded by the coding sequence ATGGCAGACCCGAAGATCGGCGTCTACGGGCTGGGCACGATGGGCTCGGCGCTGGCGCTCAACATGGCCGATCACGGCATTCCCGTGGCCGTGTCGAACGTCACCGCGGATCTCATCGCGACATTTGAACGCCGGGCCACGCCCTTCGCGGAGCGCATCACCACGGCCCCGGACCTGCCGGCGCTGGTGGCAGCGCTGCCGAAGCCGCGGCTGCTGCTCGCGATGATCCCCTCGACCGGTCCGGTCGACGAGATGCTCGACACGGTGATACCGCTGCTCGAGCCGGGCGACACGGTGATCGACGCCGGGAACGCCGATTTCCACGCCACCCGCCGCCGGGCCGAGCGGCTGGCCGAGAGCGGCCTGCATTTCGTCGGCCTCGGCGTCTCCGGCGGCGAGGCAGGCGCGCGGCATGGCCCCTCGATGATGTTCGGCGGCTCCGCGCAGAGCTGGGCCGACCTCCAGCCGATCCTCGAGCCCATCGCCGCCCGCTTCGAGGGCACACCCTGCGTCGACCGCATGGGTCCCGACGGCGCCGGCCATTTCGTCAAGACAGTGCACAACGGCATCGAATACGCCGACATGCAGATGATCGCCGAGGTCTACGACCTGCTGCGCAACGGTCTCGAACATTCCGCCGAGGCGGTTGCCGACCGGCTCGAGGCCTGGAATGACGGCCCGCTCGGCAGCTACCTCTTCGAGATCACCGCGAAGATCCTGCGCTATGACGACCCGCTGGGCGAGGGCCCGATGGTCGACGCCATCCGCGACGCCGCCGGCCAGAAGGGCACCGGCCGCTGGACGGTGATCGAGGCGGTGCAACTCGGCCAGTCCGCGACGATGATCGAGGCGGCGGTGGCGGCCCGCTCCTGGTCCTCGGAAACCGGCCTGCGCGAGGCCGCCGGCAGCACCTTCGGCACCGCCCGTGACCGTCCCGCGATCGACGAGGGCGACCTCGAGGCGGCGCTGCTCGCCGCCCGCATCCTCGAGTACGCACAGGGCTTCCGCATCCTTGCCGCCGCCTCCGACCGCTACGGCTGGGGGCTCGACTATGCCGCCATCGCCCGCGTCTGGCGCGCCGGCTGCATCATCCGTGCGAAGCTGCTCGATGACATCTCCGAGGCCTTCACCGAGGGCACCCCACAGGGCCAACTCTTCCTCGCGCCGCGCTTCGCCGACATCTTCGCGACCGGCATTCCCGCGCTGCGCCGGGTCGTCGGTGCCGCCACGGCCGCGGGCTACCCGCTGCCGGTGCTGGGCGCCGCGCTCACCTTCTGGGACATGATGCGCCAGCCGCACGGCACCGCGAACCTGATCCAGGCGCAGCGCGACTTCTTCGGCAACCACGGCTACGACCGGCTCGACGGACAGGACAGTCACCACGGCCCCTGGTGGGACGACTGA